One window of the Trifolium pratense cultivar HEN17-A07 linkage group LG2, ARS_RC_1.1, whole genome shotgun sequence genome contains the following:
- the LOC123908706 gene encoding protein phosphatase methylesterase 1, whose product MDSSHMTSLPEDITDDQPPQPASVFASVPQRPPTKSSSEKYIPLDWSVYFDKEDDVAIPESNDVFHVYMAGTEGPVVFCLHGGGYSGLSFAVSTGIIKEKARVVAMDLRGHGKSVTDNDVDLSVETMCNDVLAVIKELYGDSPPAIILVGHSMGGSIAVHVAARRSLSNLAGLIVVDVVEGTAMASLIHMQKILSNRMQHFSSIEKAIEWSVRAGTLRNVDSARVSVPATIKYDDSRKCYVYRTELEKTEQYWKGWYEGLSDKFLSSPVPKMLLLAGTDRLDKSLTIGQMQGKFQMIVVRHTGHAIQEDVPDEFATLVINFISRNQIGPNGVVIPGLRKAAFSKP is encoded by the exons ATGGATTCTTCTCACATGACATCACTTCCCGAAGACATCACCGACGATCAACCTCCACAACCAGCTTCCGTTTTCGCTTCCGTCCCTCAACGTCCACCAACTAA gaGTTCTTCGGAAAAATACATACCCTTAGATTGGTCTGTTTATtttgataaagaagatgatgTTGCTATTCCTGAATCAAATGAT GTTTTTCATGTTTACATGGCAGGAACTGAGGGTCCTGTTGTTTTCTGTTTACATGGTGGTGGTTATTCTGG ACTTTCGTTTGCTGTGTCAACTGGTATAATTAAGGAGAAAGCTAGGGTGGTTGCGATGGACTTGAGAGGTCATGGAAAATCAGTGACAGATAATGATGTTGACTTATCTGTTGAG ACCATGTGCAATGATGTATTGGCTGTTATAAAGGAATTATATGGCGATTCTCCTCCTGCCATTATCCTCGTTGGTCACAG CATGGGGGGGTCGATTGCTGTGCATGTTGCGGCAAGGAGATCATTGTCAAATTTGGCTGGGTTGATTGTTGTGGACGTTGTAGAG GGAACAGCAATGGCTTCACTAATTCACATGCAGAAAATCCTATCAAATAGGATGCAACATTTTTCAAGCATCGAAAAAGCT ATTGAATGGAGTGTCAGAGCTGGCACTTTAAGAAATGTTGATTCTGCTCGCGTATCAGTCCCTGCCAcaataaaatatgatgattcaagGAAATG TTATGTTTATCGAACAGAGCTGGAAAAGACTGAACAATATTGGAAAGGCTG GTACGAAGGTCTCTCTGATAAATTTTTGTCAAGTCCTGTTCCGAAGATGTTGTTATTAGCAGGAACAGATAGATTGGACAA GTCTCTCACAATTGGTCAAATGCAAGGAAAGTTTCAGATGATTGTTGTCCGACACACAGGGCATGCTATTCAGGAAGATGTACCTGATGAATTTGCAACTCTGGTTATCAACTTTATTTCTCGTAACCAAATAGGCCCTAATGGAGTTGTG ATACCTGGCCTCCGCAAGGCTGCCTTTTCAAAACCATGA